One Pseudodesulfovibrio cashew DNA window includes the following coding sequences:
- a CDS encoding DMT family transporter: protein MTKDASPAVRAGSGGLLGPLCLAGAVLLWGTSFVATKAALSGFTPMTAIWLRMALASLLVSIMHSRIPAPRYKRGDWKILAFLCLMQPCLYFLLEGYAISLTTSSQAGMISALVPLLVAVGAWAALKEPLSRDGMLGLAVSMCGVVWLSLTGGAGKTAPHPALGNLLEVGAMVSAAAYMVVMKRLSARYPTWWLTGMQCVAGAIFFLPWVLANDAGGFVRVPTEAWVAVAYLGLFVSLGAFGLYNMALTLMPAGKAALAINLVPPVALMAGWLLLGETLTVAQLVACGMIACGVRLGQ from the coding sequence ATGACCAAGGACGCCTCTCCAGCCGTCCGCGCTGGCTCGGGAGGCCTGCTCGGCCCGCTGTGCCTGGCGGGAGCAGTGCTGCTCTGGGGCACATCGTTCGTAGCCACCAAGGCGGCCCTGTCCGGGTTCACGCCCATGACCGCCATATGGCTGCGAATGGCCCTTGCCTCGCTGCTGGTGTCGATCATGCACAGCCGGATTCCCGCACCACGATACAAACGGGGCGACTGGAAGATCCTGGCCTTCCTCTGCCTCATGCAGCCGTGTCTCTATTTCCTGCTGGAGGGATACGCCATCAGCCTGACCACCTCCTCCCAGGCAGGGATGATCTCCGCGCTGGTCCCCCTACTGGTGGCGGTCGGGGCCTGGGCGGCGCTCAAGGAACCTCTCTCGCGGGACGGCATGCTCGGCCTGGCCGTCTCCATGTGCGGCGTCGTGTGGCTCTCCCTTACGGGCGGCGCCGGCAAGACCGCGCCCCATCCCGCCTTGGGCAACCTCCTGGAGGTGGGAGCCATGGTCAGCGCGGCGGCCTATATGGTCGTCATGAAACGGCTCTCGGCACGTTATCCCACATGGTGGCTGACCGGCATGCAGTGCGTGGCCGGAGCAATCTTCTTCCTGCCGTGGGTTCTGGCGAACGACGCGGGTGGCTTTGTCCGGGTCCCGACCGAGGCCTGGGTGGCCGTGGCCTATCTCGGCCTGTTCGTTTCGCTTGGTGCGTTCGGCCTGTATAACATGGCCCTGACCTTGATGCCCGCAGGCAAAGCGGCCCTGGCCATCAATCTGGTGCCGCCCGTAGCGCTCATGGCGGGCTGGCTCCTGCTGGGCGAGACCCTGACCGTCGCCCAGCTGGTCGCATGCGGGATGATCGCCTGCGGCGTCCGACTGGGGCAATAA
- a CDS encoding proline dehydrogenase family protein: protein MLLWQKMMIGLARSGRVTAWMQGSPRMAGFARRFVGGEDVIGGLARAQELKTAGITASLFYLGEYVDDPAEIRATVDRLARCADGLGETGLDVHISVDPTQAGAMRSWDECRDNALALAKAVADNAGKGRNALMLDMEDASVTDPTLSLYHHLRDQGLPVAVTVQAYLHRTQDDLARLVESGAMVRLVKGAFAEPRSKAVTGRRERDDAYRKAIVTLLSPKARERGVYPVFGTHDHAMVSFARHVARENGWENDQWEVEMLLGVRPDYQRELVEQGVALRLYLPFGRDWFPYSIRRVGENPKNLGFVLRSAFNPAR from the coding sequence ATGCTGTTGTGGCAGAAGATGATGATCGGACTGGCCCGGAGCGGTCGCGTGACCGCCTGGATGCAGGGCTCGCCCCGCATGGCCGGGTTTGCCCGCCGCTTCGTGGGAGGCGAGGACGTGATCGGCGGCCTGGCCCGAGCGCAGGAACTGAAAACCGCCGGGATCACGGCGTCCCTGTTCTACCTTGGCGAATATGTGGACGACCCGGCAGAGATCCGGGCCACGGTGGACCGGCTGGCCCGCTGCGCCGACGGGCTCGGCGAGACCGGGCTGGACGTCCACATCTCGGTGGACCCGACCCAGGCCGGGGCCATGCGCTCCTGGGACGAGTGCCGCGACAACGCCCTCGCCCTGGCCAAGGCCGTTGCGGACAACGCCGGGAAAGGCCGGAACGCCCTCATGCTCGACATGGAGGATGCCTCGGTTACGGACCCCACACTAAGTCTCTACCACCACCTGCGCGACCAGGGGCTGCCCGTGGCCGTGACCGTCCAGGCCTACCTGCACCGCACACAGGACGACCTGGCGCGGCTCGTGGAGTCCGGGGCCATGGTCCGGCTGGTCAAGGGCGCGTTCGCCGAGCCCCGCTCCAAGGCAGTGACCGGCAGGCGCGAGCGGGACGACGCTTACCGGAAAGCCATCGTCACCCTGCTCTCACCCAAGGCCAGGGAGCGCGGCGTATATCCGGTCTTCGGCACCCACGACCATGCCATGGTCTCCTTTGCCCGTCACGTGGCCCGGGAGAACGGCTGGGAAAACGACCAATGGGAAGTGGAGATGCTGCTGGGCGTGCGCCCGGACTACCAGCGGGAGCTGGTGGAGCAAGGCGTGGCCCTGCGCCTCTACCTGCCCTTTGGCCGGGACTGGTTCCCCTACTCCATCCGCCGCGTGGGAGAAAACCCGAAGAACCTGGGGTTCGTGCTGCGCTCGGCCTTCAATCCGGCAAGATGA
- a CDS encoding helix-turn-helix domain-containing protein, whose translation MSKTQDSNDVRFWRDPDLPGVEFRYSSYNDEAFRKHTHPAYSIGLIEGGSTVFLLDGAEHAARAGQIALIGPGAVHACNPDSDQGLTYRMFYVDAEQLENVGTEVFGRRVTAPAFPDPVVDDPDLTATWLALFNAVAEGAGRLEKESLLFQALADLLLRHALLEPPKQEEKGDPTNADLAVQLAAVHLSAQLSEKVSLDELAERAHLSRYHLLRVFRERTGLPPHAYQTQLRVDMGKRLLAAGRSISEAAAEAGFVDQSHFTRVFKQHTGATPKQYQQAEETGN comes from the coding sequence ATGAGCAAGACACAGGACAGCAACGACGTGCGCTTCTGGAGGGACCCGGATCTGCCGGGCGTGGAATTCCGCTATTCCAGCTACAACGACGAAGCGTTCCGCAAGCACACCCACCCGGCCTACTCCATCGGCCTGATCGAGGGCGGGAGCACGGTCTTCCTTCTGGACGGAGCCGAACACGCGGCACGGGCCGGGCAGATCGCGCTCATCGGCCCCGGCGCGGTGCACGCCTGCAACCCGGACTCCGACCAGGGCCTGACCTACCGAATGTTTTACGTGGACGCTGAACAGCTTGAGAACGTGGGCACCGAGGTATTCGGGCGCAGGGTCACGGCCCCGGCCTTTCCCGACCCCGTTGTGGACGACCCGGACCTCACCGCAACGTGGCTGGCGCTGTTTAACGCAGTGGCCGAAGGCGCGGGCCGACTGGAGAAGGAGAGCCTGCTCTTCCAGGCGCTGGCCGATCTGCTCCTGCGCCATGCCCTGCTCGAGCCGCCGAAACAGGAAGAGAAAGGCGACCCGACCAACGCCGACCTGGCCGTGCAGCTCGCCGCCGTGCACCTGTCCGCCCAGTTGAGCGAAAAGGTCAGCCTCGACGAGCTGGCCGAGAGAGCGCACCTGAGCCGCTACCATCTGCTGCGCGTCTTTCGGGAGCGGACCGGGCTGCCGCCCCACGCCTACCAGACCCAGCTTCGCGTGGACATGGGCAAGCGGCTGCTGGCCGCCGGACGCTCCATCAGCGAAGCCGCCGCCGAGGCCGGGTTCGTGGACCAGTCCCACTTCACCCGCGTGTTCAAGCAGCACACAGGAGCCACCCCCAAACAATACCAGCAGGCCGAAGAAACCGGAAACTGA
- a CDS encoding MATE family efflux transporter has protein sequence MTDTTDLTTRPIPEVIRQVAVPASVGYFFHTMFNVVDTWWAGRIDTEAVAALSLSLPVYFIITSLASGIGTGSTALMGAALGGRDRDRASLVAVQMLGFGVFVSALLAWFGLTFSPAIFSWLGAEGRYLDTCLAYMNPIFACNFTTVFLYLFNAILQSQGDTKSFRNVLVFTALLNVALDPWFVLGGFGLPAMGLAGVAWATVALQACGVVYLGFKARRTGLMCTGGGRNLIPHPRIYAEIAHQGFPAALNFMTIALGFFVIFRFVSRFGPEASAAYGIATRIDQIVLLPTIGLNVASLTITAQNYGAGRMNRIREAMGKNLKYGAMLLLPLSLPILLFAAPLMSIFTSDQAAIAIGAEYLRIDAFTLYGYVVIMVSTSVLQGMKRPLFAIWLGASRQVVAPWLFFTVFCTWLGYGTIAIWLSIFVIVWVSALVAYRFARGTLRRMA, from the coding sequence ATGACAGATACGACCGACCTGACCACGCGTCCCATCCCCGAGGTGATCCGCCAGGTGGCGGTGCCCGCCTCGGTGGGGTATTTCTTCCACACCATGTTCAATGTGGTGGACACCTGGTGGGCCGGGCGAATCGACACCGAGGCCGTGGCCGCGCTGTCCCTGTCCCTGCCTGTCTATTTCATCATCACTTCCCTGGCCAGCGGCATCGGCACGGGCTCCACCGCGCTCATGGGCGCGGCCCTGGGGGGAAGGGATCGGGATCGGGCTTCGCTGGTGGCCGTGCAGATGCTCGGTTTCGGCGTGTTCGTGTCCGCGCTCCTGGCCTGGTTCGGGCTGACCTTTTCCCCGGCCATCTTCAGTTGGCTCGGGGCAGAGGGCAGGTATCTGGACACCTGCCTGGCCTATATGAACCCCATCTTCGCCTGCAACTTCACCACGGTCTTTCTCTACCTGTTCAACGCCATCCTCCAGTCCCAGGGCGATACCAAATCCTTCCGCAACGTACTGGTGTTCACCGCGTTGCTTAACGTGGCCCTGGACCCGTGGTTCGTGTTGGGCGGTTTCGGCCTGCCCGCCATGGGGCTGGCCGGGGTGGCCTGGGCCACCGTGGCGCTTCAGGCCTGCGGTGTGGTCTATCTCGGCTTCAAGGCGCGGCGGACCGGGCTGATGTGCACCGGGGGCGGGCGCAACCTCATCCCCCACCCGCGCATCTACGCGGAGATCGCACACCAGGGCTTCCCCGCGGCCCTCAATTTCATGACCATCGCCCTGGGCTTCTTCGTCATCTTCCGCTTCGTCTCGCGCTTCGGACCCGAGGCGAGCGCGGCGTACGGCATCGCCACCCGCATCGACCAGATCGTGCTCCTGCCGACCATCGGCCTGAACGTGGCCTCTCTGACCATCACCGCCCAGAACTACGGTGCGGGACGGATGAACCGCATCCGCGAAGCCATGGGCAAGAACCTCAAGTACGGCGCGATGCTGCTCCTTCCGCTGTCGCTGCCCATCCTGCTCTTTGCCGCCCCGCTCATGTCCATCTTCACTTCCGACCAGGCCGCCATCGCCATCGGGGCGGAGTACCTGCGCATCGACGCCTTTACCCTGTACGGCTACGTGGTGATCATGGTCTCCACCTCGGTGCTCCAGGGCATGAAACGGCCCCTGTTCGCCATCTGGCTGGGAGCCTCCCGCCAGGTGGTCGCGCCGTGGCTGTTCTTCACCGTGTTCTGCACCTGGCTTGGCTACGGCACTATCGCCATCTGGCTCTCCATCTTCGTTATCGTCTGGGTTTCGGCCCTGGTGGCCTACCGGTTCGCGCGCGGGACGTTGCGGCGGATGGCGTGA
- a CDS encoding ubiquinone/menaquinone biosynthesis methyltransferase, whose translation MTKPECRSATGASTHAEHGKRVAAMFGRIAGWYDFLNHALSGGQDIYWRYRLAKAARPASGETLLDLAAGTMDVSVELLRQYPDCKVAALDFALPMLENGKAKKLKGGREDAIFPVQADGRALPLPDESMGAATIAFGIRNILPREDAYREFFRVLKPGARLCILEFGTGSKRVWKGVYNFYLDKLLPFIGDRISGDPGAYRYLAETIKTFPDERALAREMVDAGFERVYHVPMMSGIVYLHVGEKPAAGE comes from the coding sequence ATGACGAAGCCCGAGTGCCGGTCCGCCACGGGAGCGTCCACCCACGCCGAGCACGGCAAGCGGGTGGCCGCCATGTTCGGCCGCATCGCCGGTTGGTACGATTTTCTCAACCACGCCCTCTCCGGGGGCCAGGACATCTACTGGCGTTATCGGCTGGCCAAGGCTGCCCGTCCCGCGTCCGGGGAGACCCTTCTGGACCTGGCCGCCGGGACCATGGACGTGTCCGTGGAGTTGCTCCGGCAGTACCCGGACTGCAAGGTCGCGGCCCTGGATTTCGCTCTGCCCATGCTGGAGAACGGAAAGGCCAAGAAGCTGAAGGGTGGTCGTGAGGACGCCATTTTCCCGGTTCAGGCAGACGGGCGGGCCCTGCCGCTGCCCGACGAGTCCATGGGCGCTGCCACCATCGCCTTCGGCATCCGCAACATCCTGCCGCGCGAGGACGCCTACAGGGAGTTCTTCCGCGTGCTCAAGCCGGGCGCGCGCCTCTGCATCCTGGAGTTCGGCACCGGCTCCAAGCGGGTCTGGAAGGGCGTATACAATTTTTATCTGGACAAGCTGCTGCCGTTCATCGGCGACCGCATCTCCGGCGACCCGGGCGCGTACCGTTATTTGGCGGAAACCATCAAGACGTTTCCTGATGAGCGGGCCCTGGCCAGGGAGATGGTCGACGCTGGGTTCGAGCGCGTTTATCACGTGCCCATGATGTCCGGTATCGTCTACCTGCACGTGGGCGAAAAGCCCGCAGCCGGGGAATAG
- a CDS encoding DUF2065 domain-containing protein gives MNIDWSLLFSAIGLALVFEGVPYFLFAERMPLMLVKLAEQPPKFLRFIGLAAIILGLLVISFGQSLAL, from the coding sequence ATGAACATCGACTGGTCCCTGCTTTTTTCAGCCATAGGTCTGGCCCTGGTCTTCGAGGGCGTTCCCTATTTCCTCTTTGCCGAACGCATGCCGCTCATGCTCGTCAAGCTGGCGGAACAACCGCCGAAATTCCTGCGTTTCATCGGACTGGCGGCCATTATCCTTGGCCTCCTCGTCATATCCTTCGGCCAATCTTTAGCCTTATAA